The segment TGGGGATGGGTGGAATCTGGGTTGGCCTGTTCCTCCGCTATTTGCGGCAGCGGCCGCTCGTGCCGATCCACGATCCTCGATTGAAGGAGGCAGTGAGCCATGGCTGATCTCACCCGTCAGTCCTCGACCTCCGACAATGAACGAGGCTATGAGACTCGGGACCTGAACGTCAGCGCCGTCGGGAAGTTTCTGATCGGCCTTTTCGCTCTCATCTGCCTGACGCTGGTGGCGATGAACGAGCTTTTTCAATACTTCGAGCAGCGGGCCATCCGGCGGGATGTGCCGCTACCGCCGATGCTGGAGACTCGTGAGATCCCGCCAGAGCCGCGCCTTCAGGTTGCCCCGACAGCCGATCTGCAGAAACTGCGGGCCACCGAGGAGGAACTCCTCACGACCTACGGCTGGGTGGACCGTGAGCGCGGGATCGTGCGCATTCCCATTGAGCGTGCGATGGACCTTATGCTGGAACGCGGACTGAGCCTTCCGTCGAGGTCACCTTCGCCGCAATCGCCCGCTCCCACTCCCGATCAGCGCGAGAGCCCGACAAAGTAACAAGGGGATCGGCCATGAGCTACAGCGCGCCACCAGGGATGAAAATGCGCTGGCCAGCGGATGGAAAGGGCCAACGGATGAACGATCCGTTGGAACCTTTCATCCGGTGGGAGATCGTTTTCAACGGAGCTGCAGTATGAGTCATCGAGAGGAACCTCACGAGCACCGCACGAGGGCGCTCATCCGCCGTCGGTGGGGAGCTACTCTCCTCATCGGTCTCGTCGGTCTCGCTCCGCTATCGGCGATGGCCCAGCAGCTCGCTCCCGATCCGTTACGCGATGTGGGAATTGATCAGAAACTCAACGCTCAGGTTCCCGGTGAGCTTCTCTTTCGCGATGAGGGGGGGCGCGAGGTTCGGCTGGCCGAATATTTTGGGGAGAAGCCGATCATTCTGGCGCTTGTCTACTACGAGTGTCCGATGCTCTGCACGCTCGTGCTCAATGGGCTTGTGCGGGCTCTGCGAGCCATGCCTCTGACGGCGGGGCGCGACTTCACTGTACTGACGGTGAGTATAAATCCGGCCGAGACGCCGGCGCTCGCGGCGGAAAAGAAAGCCGCCTACATCGAGCATTACGGGCGCGCCGAGGCCCGCCAGGGATGGCACTTCCTCACGGGGGAGCCTCCGGCGATTCATCGTTTGGCCGAGACCGTCGGCTTCCGCTACGTCTATGATCCGCGCACCAAACAGTATGCCCACGCTGCCGGGATCATGGTGCTGACTCCATCGGGGCGCGTCTCCCGCTATTTTTACGGACTGGAGTATTCGGCGCGAGATCTGCGCCTGGGACTCGTTGACGCATCCGAAGGAAAAATCGGATCGCCGGTGGAAAAGGTCCTTTTGCTCTGCTACCGCTATGACCCCGCGACGGGGAAATACAGCCTGGCCATCCTTCGCATCGTTCAACTGGCCGGTGCGGGCACTCTTCTCGGACTGGGCCTTTTTCTCGTCATCATGTTCCGTCGCGATCGCCGGAGGGAGAACTGAAAAATCATGTGGGAAGGATTTCCTCTCTTTCCAGAAAGCGCATCAACCATCGCCGGGACCGTTGACCGGCTCTACTTCTTCCTCATCGGGGTGGCGATCTTCTTCTCCCTGCTCATCGGCTCCCTCGTATTTATCTTTGCCATCAAGTACCGTCGTCGGACCGAGAATGAAACTCCTCGCCCCATTGTCGGATCGCTCAAACTCGAACTGGTGTGGACGATCATTCCTTTCATTCTGGCCATGATCATGTATGCTCAAGGGGTGAGCGTCTACTTCGAGACGTCGCGGCCTCCGTCGGGGGCCATGGAGATTTACGTCGTGGGGAAGCAGTGGATGTGGAAGCTTCAGCACCCGAATGGCCGACGCGAGATCAATGAGCTGCATGTTCCCGTCGGGATGCCCATCAAGTTGACGATGACATCGGAAGACGTCATCCACAGCTTCTATGTGCCGGCGTTTCGCATAAAGATGGACGTTCTGCCGGGGCGGTATACGACGACATGGTTTCAGGCGACCAAGACTGGTCGGTTTCATCTCTTCTGCGCCGAGTACTGCGGGACAAAGCATTCCGGCATGATCGGCTGGGTGATCGTTATGGAGCCCTCAGATTTCGAGGAGTGGTTGCGGACGACGCCCCCACCAGCAGCGCCGCGCGGTCTGGCCGGTGAGCGTCCGCCGTTACCCGTGAGGCCCGGAGAATCACTGGCCGCCGTCGGCGAGCGTCTCTTCCAGCAGCTGGGGTGTAATTCCTGTCACCTGCCGGAGCCGGGAGGACAGGGGCCTCCCCTGACCGGCATTTTCGGCAGGCGCATCACGCTCGAGGGCGGCGAGACAGTTGTCGCTGATGAAACCTATCTCCGCGAATCCATCATCAACCCGATGGCGAAAATCGTCTCCGGGTATCCGCCGATCATGCCTCCGTTTCAGGGGAAACTGACGGAGGAAGAACTCGTCGAATTGATCGAGTACATCAAATCCCTCGGACGGGGAGAAAGGACGACGTCACAGCCATGAGTTCACCGGTGAAATTGCCCGGACAGCATTATCTCAATGCGGCCTACGGCATCAAGTCGTGGCTGCTCACGACAGATCATAAGCGAATTGCCTGGTTGTACCTGGCTTCGATCACGCTCTTCTTTTTCGTGGGCGGATTTTTCGCCGTACTCATTCGACTGGAGCTGATGACGCCCCAGGGGGACCTGGTGGAGGCCGAAACCTATAACAAGCTCTTCACCATGCACGGGCTGTTCATGATCTTCTTCTTCCTCATCCCTTCGATTCCGGCCGTGCTGGGGAATTTCCTCGTGCCGATGATGATCGGCGCGCCTGATCTGGCCTTCCCGCGCCTGAACCTGGCGAGCTGGTACATCTACATCGCGGGGGCGACGCTTGCCCTGGTGGCCGCCGTGACCGGGGGAGTGGACACCGGATGGACCTTCTACACCCCGTATAGCAGCATCTACTCGAATACCAATGTCGTCCTCGCCGCCCTGGGGATCTTCATCACCGGGTTCTCCTCGATCCTCACGGGCATCAACTTCATCGTCACGATTCACAAGATGCGAGCACCGGGGCTCACCTGGTTCCGGCTGCCGCTGTTCATTTGGGCCCATTACGCCACGAGCATCATCATGGTGCTCGGCACGCCGGTTCTGGCGGTGACCATTGTGCTGGTCGCTATCGAGCGCATCTTCCGCATCGGCTTTTTCGATCCCGCGCTCGGCGGAGACCCCGTTCTCTTCCAGCACCTTTTCTGGTTCTACTCGCACCCGGCCGTTTACATCATGATTCTTCCCGGCATGGGCGTGATCAGCGAGCTGGTCACTTGCTTCTCGCGCAAACGGATCTTCGGCTACAGTTTCGTCGCCTTCTCCAGTCTCGCCATTGCGGTCGTGGGGTTCCTCGTCTGGGGTCACCACATGTTCGTCAGCAGCCAATCGGTCTACGCGAGCATGATCTTCTCGATTTTGAGCTTCGTCGTTGCGGTTCCCTCTGCCATCAAGGTCTTCAACTGGACGGCGACGCTCTACAAAGGCTCGATATCCCTTCAGACGCCCATGCTCTACGCGCTCGGATTCATCGGATTGTTCACCATCGGCGGGATGACCGGACTGGCGCTGGCGGCACTCGGACTGGACGTCCACGTTCATGACACCTATTTTGTTGTCGCCCATTTTCATTACATCATGGTCGGCGGTATGGTCATGGCTTATCTCGGAGGGCTCCATTTCTGGTGGCCGAAGATGACCGGGCGCATGTATCCCGAATGGTGGGGACGCCTTTCGGCTTTAATCATCTTCGTCGGGTTCAATCTCGCCTTTTTCCCCCAGTTTCTCCTGGGCTACCTGGGGATGCCGCGACGTTACCACGCCTACCCGGAGGAATTTCAGGTGCTCAACGTCATGTCTTCGGCGGGCGCCTCAATCCTCGGCATCGGATACCTCATTCCGATGATCTACTTCATCTGGTCCATGCGGTACGGAGCGCAGGCCGGGCCCAATCCGTGGCAGGCTAAGGGGCTGGAATGGCAGACGCCCTCACCGCCCCCGACGGAGAATTTCCCCATCACCCCCGTTGTGACCGAAGACGCCTACGCTTATTCACAGGAGGAAGCAGCCGTTGTCTGACGTTCAAACGACGTTGGCTCATCAATTCGAGGACCCTGATCAGCAGCATGAAGCTGCGAGTCTCGGGATGTGGGCGTTCCTCATCACCGAGATCATGTTCTTCGGCGGACTGTTCGCAGCCTATACGGTTTATCGCATTCAGTATCCGGCGGCGTTTGTCACGGCCAGTCACCTGCTCGATTACAAGCTGGGAGCCGTGAACACGGCCGTGCTCATCTGCAGCAGTTTGACGATGGCCCTGGCCGTGCGAGCCGCGCAACTGGGGCAGCGGCGCAATCTCATCGTCTTCCTCATTCTGACGATGACGCTGGGGACTACATTCCTCGGGATCAAAGCCGCCGAATACACCCACAAATTTCACGAACGCCTCATTCCCGGACCGAATTTCACTCCTAATGTTTCGCCTAATCGAGAAGCGCAGCTTTTCTTCCTGCTCTATTACTCCATGACGGGCCTTCACGCCCTGCACATGGTTATCGGCATTGGTGTTCTCACGTGGCTCCTGGTGAGGGCCGTGCGCGGCCATTTCTCACACGAGTATTATTCGCCGGTGGAGATGAGCGGGCTCTACTGGCACTTCGTTGACATCGTCTGGATTTATCTCTTCCCGCTGCTTTATCTGGTGAGGTGATGACGATGGCGCATCAGGTTGTCCCGCCGAAAGTCTATCTCATGATCTTCGCCACCTTGCTCTTGTTGACGCTGGTGACGCTGGACGTTGCGTTTTTCAATTTGGGGATTCTCAACACGCCGATTGCCCTGACGATCGCCTCCGTCAAGGCGACGCTCGTCATCCTCTACTTCATGCACGTGCGCTATGCGCCGCGGCTCACTTGGGTGTTTGCCGGAGCCGGGTTTATCTGGCTCGTCATCCTGCTCGCCTTCACCCTGAGCGACTACTACAGCCGCCACTGGCTTCCCCTTCCCACCGGCTGGACTTCGAGCAGATGAAATGAGCAGCTCAATTTTTCCTCCCCATTTCCTCGTGAGGAGCATCGGGAATTTGGCGTGAGCGAGTTCCCCGGATGACTCCCCTGCACCATATCGTTCATCGGGGGGATCATGTCATTAGCGGCAGGTGTTTGGGGACATCTCGCAGAGAGCAGGTAATTTTCAGATGCCCATCACTCGAGAGCGCCTCCAGCTTGCGGGCTCACAAACGCCGGACGCGGGCGCTTCCCCAGGGCCGATCTGGAGAGGCAAATACGGCGGATGTAGCTCTCATCACCGGTAAAGGATCAGCGTTTGCCCGGGCCGAATGAGATTCGACGAGAGGCCGTTCCATCGGCGAAGATCGTTCACCGAAACCCCGTAGCGATTGGCGATCTCCACCAGCGTATCGCCCGAGCGCACACGGTGAGTTGCGCGATGAGATGCCGTCCCCTTTCCCGCCCGTGCCGTCGGCCGAGCGTTTTTCGTTCGGACCGCCGTCGTTCCCCGGGAGGTCGCATGAGGGGGCGGAAGGTTCAGAACGATCCTCTGCCCGGCCCGAAGCTTGCTGTTGACGCTCATGCGATTCAACCGGGCAAGCTCCGTGGCAGAGAGCCCATAGCGAGCGGCAATCTTTGTGATGGTATCTCCCGGTCGGGCCTTGATTGTCGCTCGTCCATAAGATCGCCGAGCCAGCATCACCCGGGTGGATGCCGAAAGAGGCGTCCGAGGGATCCGCGACGGAACGATGAGCTTCATGCCCGGGACCAGTCCGTCTTCGGAATCCAGATCGTTCAGACGAGCAATTTCATCGGCGCTCACTCGATGACGATCGGCCACATCATCGAGTGTCTCACCCGCCGCCAGTTGGTGAATGCGCCAGTAGCTGCGACGATCGCCCGGAATTTTCGCCAGGAGCGATTGAACGTCTTCGGCAACTCCCACGGGGACACGAACCGGATGCTCAGTTCCGGCGGGGATGAGCGCTCGCTTCAACTCCGGGTTCAATTCCTGAATCGTGCTGAAAGGGACGCCACCCGCTTCGGCAATCAATCGTAGATCAACCGGCCCCTCGACGATCACGTGCTCAAATTCCAGACGCGGTTCAGGAATGACATCCCCAAAGCCGTATTTCTCCCGGTTCTTGGCCACCACAATAATGGCCAGGATGATGGGAACATAATTTCGCGTTTCCATTGGCAACAGGCGATTGCGATGGAGATACCAGAAATCCGCATAGCCCGAGGCGGCAATCGCC is part of the Blastocatellia bacterium genome and harbors:
- a CDS encoding SCO family protein, whose translation is MSHREEPHEHRTRALIRRRWGATLLIGLVGLAPLSAMAQQLAPDPLRDVGIDQKLNAQVPGELLFRDEGGREVRLAEYFGEKPIILALVYYECPMLCTLVLNGLVRALRAMPLTAGRDFTVLTVSINPAETPALAAEKKAAYIEHYGRAEARQGWHFLTGEPPAIHRLAETVGFRYVYDPRTKQYAHAAGIMVLTPSGRVSRYFYGLEYSARDLRLGLVDASEGKIGSPVEKVLLLCYRYDPATGKYSLAILRIVQLAGAGTLLGLGLFLVIMFRRDRRREN
- the coxB gene encoding cytochrome c oxidase subunit II, whose product is MWEGFPLFPESASTIAGTVDRLYFFLIGVAIFFSLLIGSLVFIFAIKYRRRTENETPRPIVGSLKLELVWTIIPFILAMIMYAQGVSVYFETSRPPSGAMEIYVVGKQWMWKLQHPNGRREINELHVPVGMPIKLTMTSEDVIHSFYVPAFRIKMDVLPGRYTTTWFQATKTGRFHLFCAEYCGTKHSGMIGWVIVMEPSDFEEWLRTTPPPAAPRGLAGERPPLPVRPGESLAAVGERLFQQLGCNSCHLPEPGGQGPPLTGIFGRRITLEGGETVVADETYLRESIINPMAKIVSGYPPIMPPFQGKLTEEELVELIEYIKSLGRGERTTSQP
- the ctaD gene encoding cytochrome c oxidase subunit I is translated as MSSPVKLPGQHYLNAAYGIKSWLLTTDHKRIAWLYLASITLFFFVGGFFAVLIRLELMTPQGDLVEAETYNKLFTMHGLFMIFFFLIPSIPAVLGNFLVPMMIGAPDLAFPRLNLASWYIYIAGATLALVAAVTGGVDTGWTFYTPYSSIYSNTNVVLAALGIFITGFSSILTGINFIVTIHKMRAPGLTWFRLPLFIWAHYATSIIMVLGTPVLAVTIVLVAIERIFRIGFFDPALGGDPVLFQHLFWFYSHPAVYIMILPGMGVISELVTCFSRKRIFGYSFVAFSSLAIAVVGFLVWGHHMFVSSQSVYASMIFSILSFVVAVPSAIKVFNWTATLYKGSISLQTPMLYALGFIGLFTIGGMTGLALAALGLDVHVHDTYFVVAHFHYIMVGGMVMAYLGGLHFWWPKMTGRMYPEWWGRLSALIIFVGFNLAFFPQFLLGYLGMPRRYHAYPEEFQVLNVMSSAGASILGIGYLIPMIYFIWSMRYGAQAGPNPWQAKGLEWQTPSPPPTENFPITPVVTEDAYAYSQEEAAVV
- a CDS encoding cytochrome c oxidase subunit 3 family protein, yielding MSDVQTTLAHQFEDPDQQHEAASLGMWAFLITEIMFFGGLFAAYTVYRIQYPAAFVTASHLLDYKLGAVNTAVLICSSLTMALAVRAAQLGQRRNLIVFLILTMTLGTTFLGIKAAEYTHKFHERLIPGPNFTPNVSPNREAQLFFLLYYSMTGLHALHMVIGIGVLTWLLVRAVRGHFSHEYYSPVEMSGLYWHFVDIVWIYLFPLLYLVR
- a CDS encoding cytochrome C oxidase subunit IV family protein, which encodes MAHQVVPPKVYLMIFATLLLLTLVTLDVAFFNLGILNTPIALTIASVKATLVILYFMHVRYAPRLTWVFAGAGFIWLVILLAFTLSDYYSRHWLPLPTGWTSSR
- a CDS encoding LysM peptidoglycan-binding domain-containing protein, with the protein product MIRRIITAAIIIEVAIPALISAQTLSAITPTPVLQGIIQDRTTTELITRAEHYFQRGEGAYRQGDFARARQDFDRALDVLLGAGFDLRTNPTLWTYYRRLIERIAAYQLDALARGQGVTEQKYEPSPLEQWANVNLDPTDLTPDQDEIVDPHLDFPVTLTPEVRQFIHYFTRNPRGRAAMEAGLRRSGRYLELAQKIFAEEGVPLDLVWLAQAESNWRPNARSRKGAQGIWQFVSFTGAKYGLRQTSWLDERSGIEQPTRAAARYLKWLYERYLDWQLAVAAYNCGEGAVDRAIAASGYADFWYLHRNRLLPMETRNYVPIILAIIVVAKNREKYGFGDVIPEPRLEFEHVIVEGPVDLRLIAEAGGVPFSTIQELNPELKRALIPAGTEHPVRVPVGVAEDVQSLLAKIPGDRRSYWRIHQLAAGETLDDVADRHRVSADEIARLNDLDSEDGLVPGMKLIVPSRIPRTPLSASTRVMLARRSYGRATIKARPGDTITKIAARYGLSATELARLNRMSVNSKLRAGQRIVLNLPPPHATSRGTTAVRTKNARPTARAGKGTASHRATHRVRSGDTLVEIANRYGVSVNDLRRWNGLSSNLIRPGQTLILYR